A region of Daphnia carinata strain CSIRO-1 chromosome 10, CSIRO_AGI_Dcar_HiC_V3, whole genome shotgun sequence DNA encodes the following proteins:
- the LOC130702770 gene encoding 7SK snRNA methylphosphate capping enzyme-like yields MASTQVVSLNIGQMKRVHFPTEGVDRPAEPTIPHFVSPKKMVKQSNSQRKRSLSLSFESKPQHFKRRRKDEFVRPTKFLLGGNSRDPLNLGSLADERINRALNEHTPESSPLPTPKHRKEEIEVLIPSNIRDPLNLNMPDDDLAERALISPNAVMRKKRGRNRKRRRTNSASEVLDARRNSPELRTLTLDLPVVKPVAVQAAENHVAAETKPENSISTREFKDLKLKTEAIRHCRRPDDKIVSPVVPQPGARKRCGFFPRSLSKESTAKTQSQRPFSRCPSRESQMAGSSQLNNNSEQSCSSQNVKEVKRFQYGNYDRYYGYRNPNCEDLRLRSFWREWFEDKDVLDIGCNAGHVTLCVARDFNPKQIVGIDIDPKLIAIARKNIKTYSGSHPNERQFPVSMPLMYGSIPSTSSSAASSRFPDNVSFVQGNYVPESDEFLQMVQPEYDAILCLSVTKWVHLNWKDAGLKRFFHRIFAHLRPGGKLVLEAQGWASYNKRKN; encoded by the exons ATGGCGTCAACGCAAGTAGTTTCTCTTAATATTGGACAAATGAAGCGAGTTCACTTCCCAACAGAAGGTGTTGACAGACCTGCAGAGCCCACTATTCCACATTTTGTGAGTCCAAAGAAAATGGTTAAACAGTCAAACAGTCAACGGAAAAGGAGTTTAAGTCTTTCGTTTGAAAGCAAACCTCAACACTTCAAGAGGAGACGCAAAGATGAGTTTGTGAGACCAACAAAGTTTCTGCTTGGAGGCAACAGCAGAGATCCATTAAACTTGGGAAGTCTAGCAGATGAAAGAATTAACCGAGCTTTGAATGAACATACTCCAGAATCCTCACCTCTACCTACCCCTAAGCACCGAAAGGAAGAAATTGAAGTATTAATTCCATCTAATATAAGGgatccattaaatttgaataTGCCAGATGATGATTTAGCGGAAAGAGCATTGATTTCTCCGAATGCAGTGATGAGGAAAAAGCGAGGGCGAAACCGCAAACGAAGGAGAACGAACAGTGCTAGTGAAGTGCTAGATGCTCGAAGAAATTCACCTGAGTTAAGAACGCTCACATTGGATCTTCCTGTGGTTAAGCCAGTTGCCGTACAGGCAGCAGAAAACCATGTTGCAGCCGAAACAAAACCAGAAAACTCTATTAGTACGCGAGAATTCAAAGATTTAAAGTTGAAAACGGAAGCGATCAGGCATTGCAGGCGGCCGGATGACAAAATAGTTAGCCCTGTAGTTCCACAACCTGGAGCTAGAAAGCGATGTGGATTTTTTCCAAGATCTCTTTCAAAAGAGTCTACTGCCAAAACTCAAAGTCAGCGCCCGTTTTCTCGATGCCCTTCAAGAGAAAGTCAAATGGCCGGAAGCAGccaattaaataataattctgAACAGTCTTGTTCAAGTCAGAACGTAAAAGAGGTTAAACGGTTTCAGTATGGAAATTACGATAG GTATTATGGTTATCGCAACCCCAACTGCGAAGACCTGCGACTCCGTTCGTTCTGGCGTGAGTGGTTCGAAGACAAAGACGTCTTGGATATTGGATGCAATGCAGGACACGTGACACTTTGCGTGGCTCGTGATTTCAATCCAAAACAAATCGTTGGAATTGACATTGACCCCAAATTGATAGCAATTGCTCGCAAGAATATAAAAACTTACTCTGGCTCCCATCCGAATGAACGTCAATTCCCAGTTTCCATGCCACTCATGTACGGATCCATACCAAGCACCAGTTCATCTGCCGCATCATCCCGCTTTCCCGACAACGTTTCTTTCGTCCAGGGGAATTACGTACCCGAAAGCGACGAATTTCTTCAAATGGTTCAACCAGAATATGATGCTATTCTTTGTCTTTCCGTCACGAAATGGGTACATCTCAATTGGAAAGATGCTGGACTGAAACGTTTTTTCCACAGAATTTTCGCCCATTTACGACCAGGAGGAAAATTGGTACTTGAGGCGCAAGGTTGGGCATCTtacaacaagagaaaaaattaA